In a genomic window of Mycolicibacterium neoaurum VKM Ac-1815D:
- a CDS encoding phosphatase PAP2 family protein — translation MATIDEEQSIVSPPASPDRRAQRLRYLRYAAIATWAGVVIYRTVTDGFAFNRELLLVYIGTGLMAASIGQGRAMLYVIRDWLPFALLLIAYDLSRGAADLVGRPTLWHWQADADRWLFFGTMPTVWLQERLKLPEPPLWEVLISSVYMSFFILPYVIAGVLWLRNRDEWKSFVKLFVSLNFAGLLIYALVPAAPPWAAARCTAADVAGGPSGPECMFGTARGVPDGGVLGAMGTSMEGANEWIERIVARGWRALDLHTATALLDQGQASVNLVAAIPSLHAGMSAALAAFLWTRLSRRWRPVLIAYPLVMAFTLVYTAEHYVIDVLLGWGLAAVVFYGLSLYESRRAAATTAG, via the coding sequence GTGGCCACGATCGACGAGGAACAGTCGATCGTTTCGCCACCCGCAAGTCCCGACCGCCGAGCCCAGCGCCTGCGCTATCTGCGTTACGCCGCGATCGCGACCTGGGCGGGCGTCGTCATCTATCGCACGGTGACCGACGGTTTCGCCTTCAACCGCGAGCTACTGCTGGTCTATATCGGCACCGGCCTGATGGCGGCCAGCATCGGCCAGGGGCGCGCGATGCTCTACGTCATCCGCGACTGGCTGCCGTTCGCCTTGCTGCTGATCGCCTACGACCTGAGCCGCGGCGCGGCCGATCTGGTCGGCAGACCGACGCTGTGGCACTGGCAGGCCGATGCCGACCGGTGGCTGTTCTTCGGGACCATGCCGACGGTGTGGCTTCAGGAGCGGCTCAAACTGCCCGAGCCGCCGCTGTGGGAAGTGCTGATCAGCTCGGTGTACATGTCCTTTTTCATCCTCCCGTATGTCATCGCCGGTGTGCTCTGGCTGCGCAACCGCGATGAGTGGAAGAGCTTCGTCAAACTGTTCGTGAGCTTGAACTTCGCCGGTCTGCTCATCTACGCGCTGGTGCCCGCGGCACCGCCGTGGGCGGCGGCACGGTGCACCGCCGCCGATGTGGCCGGGGGGCCGTCGGGACCGGAGTGCATGTTCGGTACCGCGCGCGGCGTGCCCGACGGCGGGGTGCTCGGCGCGATGGGCACCAGCATGGAGGGCGCCAACGAGTGGATCGAGCGCATCGTCGCCAGGGGCTGGCGGGCGCTGGATCTGCATACCGCCACTGCTCTGCTCGACCAGGGTCAGGCCAGCGTCAACCTCGTCGCGGCCATCCCGTCGCTGCATGCCGGCATGTCCGCCGCGCTCGCCGCCTTCCTGTGGACGCGGCTGAGCCGGCGCTGGCGGCCGGTCCTGATCGCCTACCCGCTGGTGATGGCGTTCACGTTGGTCTACACCGCCGAGCACTATGTCATCGACGTCCTGCTCGGCTGGGGTCTGGCCGCGGTGGTGTTCTACGGCCTGTCGTTATACGAATCGCGCCGCGCTGCGGCGACCACGGCCGGCTGA
- a CDS encoding deoxyribonuclease IV, which yields MLIGSHVNPDDPLAAAAAENADVVQFFLGNPQSWKKPKPREDAETLKAAAVPLYVHAPYLINVASANNRVRIPSRKILQDTCDAAAEINATAVIVHGGHADDNDMEAGFERWAKALDYLETDVPVYLENTAGGDHAMARHFDTIGRLWERIGDKGIGFCLDTCHAWAAGEALIDAVDRIKAITGRIDLVHCNDSRDAAGSGADRHANFGTGQIDPDLLVAVVKAAGAPVICETSEDGRKDDIAFLRDNI from the coding sequence GTGCTCATCGGATCTCATGTGAACCCCGACGACCCGCTGGCCGCGGCCGCCGCAGAGAACGCCGACGTGGTGCAGTTCTTCCTCGGCAACCCGCAGAGCTGGAAGAAGCCCAAGCCCCGCGAGGACGCCGAAACACTCAAGGCCGCGGCCGTCCCGCTCTACGTGCACGCGCCGTACCTGATCAACGTGGCATCGGCGAACAACCGGGTGCGCATCCCGTCCCGCAAGATCCTGCAGGACACCTGCGACGCCGCCGCCGAGATCAACGCGACGGCGGTGATCGTGCACGGCGGGCACGCCGACGACAACGATATGGAAGCCGGGTTCGAGCGCTGGGCCAAGGCGCTGGACTACCTGGAGACCGACGTCCCGGTGTACCTGGAGAACACCGCGGGCGGCGACCACGCGATGGCGCGGCATTTCGACACCATCGGCCGGCTGTGGGAGCGCATCGGCGACAAGGGGATCGGGTTCTGCCTGGACACCTGCCATGCGTGGGCGGCCGGCGAAGCCCTCATCGACGCGGTCGACCGGATCAAGGCCATCACCGGGCGCATCGATCTGGTGCACTGCAACGACTCGCGGGACGCGGCGGGCTCCGGCGCCGACCGGCACGCCAACTTCGGCACCGGCCAGATCGATCCCGACCTGCTGGTGGCCGTCGTCAAGGCCGCCGGTGCCCCGGTGATCTGCGAGACGTCCGAGGACGGCCGCAAGGACGACATCGCCTTCCTGCGCGACAACATCTGA
- a CDS encoding TetR/AcrR family transcriptional regulator: MPYVEASIRSKQFVAAARAVMSRQGVAATALRAVAAEAEVPLGTLQYVFPSKELLLRAVIEDVIEEISTVLTASVDVDRGLAHAVRQGLTVFWSELVVGQVDSQLMQFELVNYALRQPGLEHLAQWEYQRYADAIAQWCRSAATNAGENSAVGYDQLARLILAGVDGLTMQYACDPDDERAQADLAVLADMVIAAAGV, from the coding sequence ATGCCCTACGTCGAGGCGTCGATACGCAGTAAGCAGTTCGTGGCCGCGGCCCGCGCCGTGATGTCACGTCAGGGTGTCGCGGCCACCGCGCTGCGCGCCGTCGCCGCCGAAGCCGAGGTGCCGCTCGGCACATTGCAATACGTGTTCCCGAGCAAGGAACTACTGCTGCGGGCCGTCATCGAGGACGTCATCGAGGAGATCTCGACCGTCCTGACCGCCAGCGTCGACGTCGACCGCGGACTGGCCCATGCCGTCCGGCAGGGCCTGACGGTCTTCTGGTCCGAGCTGGTCGTCGGGCAGGTCGACTCCCAGCTGATGCAATTCGAACTGGTCAACTACGCACTGCGGCAGCCGGGCCTTGAGCACCTGGCGCAGTGGGAGTACCAGCGCTACGCCGACGCCATCGCGCAGTGGTGCCGGAGTGCGGCCACCAACGCCGGTGAGAACAGCGCCGTCGGCTATGACCAGCTGGCCCGGCTCATCCTGGCCGGCGTCGACGGCCTGACGATGCAATACGCCTGCGACCCCGACGACGAGCGCGCGCAGGCCGATCTGGCCGTGCTGGCCGACATGGTCATCGCCGCGGCCGGCGTCTGA
- a CDS encoding cupin domain-containing protein translates to MQPNTVVHAADLTLDHERVPAGQSVAGDPSTAASTLTLVGGLEVGVWEMSVGTMTDVEADEIFVVLSGAATVDFADGSPTMELRAGDVGRLAAGAQTTWTVTETLRKIYLT, encoded by the coding sequence GTGCAACCCAACACCGTCGTCCATGCCGCCGACCTCACCCTCGACCATGAGCGGGTGCCCGCCGGCCAGTCGGTTGCGGGCGATCCGAGCACCGCGGCGTCGACACTGACCCTGGTCGGCGGCCTGGAGGTCGGCGTCTGGGAGATGTCCGTCGGCACCATGACCGACGTCGAGGCCGACGAGATCTTCGTCGTGCTCAGCGGCGCGGCCACCGTCGACTTCGCCGACGGCTCCCCCACCATGGAGCTGCGGGCCGGCGACGTCGGGCGCCTTGCCGCGGGCGCGCAGACCACCTGGACGGTCACCGAGACCCTGCGCAAGATCTACCTCACCTAG
- a CDS encoding acyl-CoA dehydrogenase family protein, whose amino-acid sequence MATHVVTNQVPPLRDHNPASSPVLMEALIREGGGWGADEITELGALSGSDKAQRWGELADRHRPVLHTHDRYGYRVDEVEYDPAYHELMNVAVGHGLHAAPWADDRAGSHVVRAAKTSVWTPEPGHICPISMTYAVVPALRFNAELTAVYEPLLTSRVYDPELAVPTTKAGITAGMSMTEKQGGSDVRAGTTEATPNGDGTYSLRGHKWFTSAPMSDVFLVLAQTAQGVSCFFLPRVLPDGTRNRMFLQRLKNKLGNHANASSEVEYDGATAWLVGEEGRGVKTIIEMVNLTRLDCTLGSATSMRAGLARAVHHAQYRKAFGAYLIDQPQMRNVLADLAIEAEAATMLAMRMAGATDAAVRGDERESLLRRIGLAAAKYWVCKRATPHAAEAMECLGGNGYVEDSGMPRLYREAPLMGIWEGSGNVSALDTLRAMVTRPECVDVLFEELAPASDPRLDAHVAQLKTALGDFTDIEHRARKITEDIALALQGALLVRHGHPAVAEAFLTSRLGGQWGGAFGTLPTGLDLAPVIERAMVKG is encoded by the coding sequence ATGGCCACCCATGTCGTCACCAATCAGGTTCCGCCGCTGCGCGACCACAATCCCGCCTCCTCACCGGTACTGATGGAAGCGCTCATCCGGGAGGGCGGCGGGTGGGGCGCCGATGAGATCACCGAGCTCGGCGCGCTCAGCGGATCGGACAAGGCCCAACGCTGGGGCGAGCTCGCCGATCGGCACCGCCCCGTTCTACACACCCACGACCGGTACGGATACCGCGTCGACGAGGTCGAATACGACCCGGCCTACCACGAGCTGATGAACGTCGCGGTGGGCCACGGTCTGCACGCCGCGCCGTGGGCCGACGACCGCGCGGGATCCCATGTGGTGCGCGCGGCCAAAACCTCGGTGTGGACCCCCGAGCCGGGACATATCTGCCCGATCTCGATGACCTACGCCGTCGTCCCCGCGTTGCGGTTCAACGCCGAGCTGACCGCGGTCTACGAGCCCCTGCTGACCAGCCGCGTCTACGATCCCGAGCTCGCCGTGCCGACCACGAAAGCCGGCATCACCGCGGGCATGTCGATGACCGAGAAGCAGGGCGGCTCCGATGTCCGGGCGGGCACCACCGAGGCGACCCCAAACGGCGACGGCACCTACTCGCTGCGCGGGCACAAGTGGTTCACCTCGGCCCCGATGAGCGATGTCTTCCTGGTGCTCGCCCAGACCGCGCAGGGCGTGAGTTGTTTCTTCCTGCCCCGCGTGTTGCCCGACGGCACCCGCAACCGGATGTTCCTGCAACGGCTGAAGAACAAGCTCGGCAACCATGCCAATGCCTCCAGCGAGGTCGAGTACGACGGCGCGACGGCGTGGCTGGTCGGCGAGGAGGGTCGCGGGGTCAAGACCATCATCGAGATGGTCAACCTGACCCGGCTGGATTGCACCCTGGGCAGCGCCACCAGCATGCGCGCCGGCCTGGCCCGCGCCGTGCACCACGCGCAGTACCGAAAGGCCTTCGGCGCCTACCTGATCGACCAACCCCAGATGCGCAATGTGCTGGCCGACCTCGCCATCGAGGCCGAGGCCGCCACCATGCTGGCCATGCGGATGGCCGGTGCCACCGACGCCGCGGTGCGCGGTGACGAAAGGGAGTCGCTGTTGCGGCGCATCGGGCTGGCCGCCGCGAAGTACTGGGTATGTAAGCGCGCCACCCCGCACGCCGCCGAGGCGATGGAATGCCTCGGCGGCAACGGCTACGTCGAGGACTCCGGCATGCCGCGGCTCTACCGGGAGGCCCCGCTGATGGGCATCTGGGAAGGATCGGGAAACGTCAGCGCGCTGGACACACTGCGTGCCATGGTCACCCGGCCGGAATGCGTCGACGTCCTGTTCGAGGAACTGGCGCCGGCGTCGGACCCACGCCTGGACGCCCATGTGGCACAGCTGAAGACCGCCCTTGGCGATTTCACCGATATCGAGCACCGGGCCCGCAAGATCACCGAGGACATCGCGCTGGCCCTGCAGGGCGCGCTGCTGGTGCGGCACGGCCATCCGGCCGTCGCCGAGGCCTTCCTGACCAGCCGCCTCGGCGGACAATGGGGTGGAGCGTTCGGCACCCTGCCGACCGGTCTGGACCTGGCACCGGTGATCGAGCGCGCGATGGTCAAGGGATGA